The following are encoded in a window of Roseimaritima ulvae genomic DNA:
- a CDS encoding thiamine phosphate synthase, giving the protein MLDASYNRASEGLRTIEDYARFVRNDPALSRHAKQLRHDLAAAFATLPRQHLLSARDTPGDVGTTIQTASEQIRPSAVAVATAAAARCQQALRSIEEYVKCIYPEVAPRIEAIRYQTYTLEAALQGLSQAAERLAGARLYALIEGGESNEALAQTIRTLATAGVDILQLRDKRLDDRTLYERTRAATAEVAAIDTAQRPLLIVNDRADIAAAAGADGVHVGQEELPLAAVRRIVGPDGIVGVSTHNLSQAQQAQRDGADYIGCGPTFTSRTKSFAEFPGLEFLKQVAKQLSLPAFAIGGIDATNVDQVLATGIPRVAVSAAITAAESPPQAAAELKQILSKWSLFAPRT; this is encoded by the coding sequence ATCCTGGACGCTTCCTACAATCGCGCCAGCGAAGGCCTGCGGACGATCGAAGACTACGCCCGCTTTGTCCGCAACGATCCCGCACTCAGCCGGCACGCGAAACAGCTGCGGCACGACCTGGCCGCGGCGTTTGCGACGTTGCCTCGACAACACCTGCTGTCGGCTCGCGACACGCCCGGCGATGTGGGCACCACGATCCAAACCGCCAGCGAACAAATCCGACCGTCTGCGGTGGCCGTCGCTACGGCCGCGGCGGCTCGCTGCCAACAGGCGCTGCGGAGCATCGAGGAATACGTCAAGTGTATCTACCCCGAGGTCGCTCCTCGGATCGAAGCAATTCGCTACCAAACCTACACGCTCGAAGCCGCCCTGCAGGGACTCAGCCAAGCCGCCGAGCGACTGGCCGGCGCACGGCTGTACGCCTTGATCGAGGGCGGTGAATCGAACGAGGCGTTGGCCCAAACCATCCGCACTCTGGCGACCGCCGGCGTCGACATCCTACAGCTCCGCGACAAACGCCTGGACGACCGTACGCTGTACGAACGCACGCGGGCCGCGACCGCGGAAGTGGCTGCGATCGACACCGCTCAGAGACCATTGTTGATCGTCAACGACCGAGCGGACATCGCGGCGGCGGCCGGCGCCGATGGAGTGCACGTGGGGCAGGAGGAACTACCGCTGGCAGCGGTCCGCCGCATCGTCGGACCGGACGGCATCGTGGGCGTCTCCACACACAACCTATCACAGGCCCAGCAAGCCCAACGCGACGGCGCGGACTACATCGGCTGCGGGCCCACATTCACCAGCCGCACCAAATCGTTCGCGGAGTTTCCCGGACTGGAATTTTTAAAGCAGGTGGCCAAGCAGCTGAGTCTGCCGGCGTTTGCCATCGGCGGCATCGACGCCACGAACGTGGATCAAGTCCTGGCGACCGGGATCCCCCGCGTCGCCGTATCGGCCGCCATCACCGCAGCCGAATCGCCGCCCCAAGCCGCCGCCGAGCTAAAACAAATCTTGAGCAAATGGTCGCTGTTCGCTCCGCGAACATAG
- a CDS encoding ATP-binding cassette domain-containing protein, with protein MPLITLEELTIGFRGPSLLDEVSAKIEPGQRIGLLGRNGAGKTTLMKLLAGELQPDGGQIVFDTGVRVARLVQDVPTNLTGTIHDVVEQGLSEEDGAEPWERAHRLEKILSQMNLSPEASFQTLSSGMKRRVLLARALAAEPHLLLLDEPTNHLDIDSILWLEEFLARWQGTLLFVTHDRSFLQRLANRIWEIDRGRLFDWSCDYATFLQRKEAALAAEEKQNALFDKRLAEEEAWIRKGIKARRTRNEGRVKALKEMRVERGQRRKSEGTAKLQIQEAMRSGALVADVKKISFSYGDRSIVENFSTTIMRGDKVGIIGPNGAGKTTLLKLILGELEPQQGSVRTGTNVQVAYFDQLRDQLDGDKSVQDNVADGSDRVRIGDTNKHIIGYLQDFLFTPERARTPVRFLSGGERNRVLLAKLMTKPANVIVLDEPTNDLDSETLDMLEEQVTQFAGTVLLVSHDRTFLNNVVTSTIVYEADGVHEYVGGYDDWRRVVEQRGDVAQAAPSHKSIAKPAKKKSGNGSGNDTAKKPNANTQTRRLSFKEKHELEKLPEKIERLETQIAELHDSMADPEYYKQPGALQAANQNQLSELEQELATAYQRWEELEAIGG; from the coding sequence ATGCCGCTAATCACGCTGGAAGAACTCACGATTGGCTTTCGCGGGCCGTCACTGCTGGATGAAGTTTCCGCAAAGATTGAGCCCGGGCAACGAATCGGATTGCTGGGACGCAACGGGGCCGGCAAGACGACGCTGATGAAACTACTGGCCGGCGAGCTTCAGCCCGATGGCGGCCAGATTGTGTTTGATACCGGCGTCCGCGTCGCCCGCTTGGTCCAAGACGTGCCCACGAACCTAACCGGCACGATCCACGACGTCGTCGAACAAGGCCTCAGCGAAGAAGACGGGGCCGAACCCTGGGAACGGGCTCATCGGCTGGAGAAAATCCTCTCGCAGATGAACCTTAGCCCCGAAGCTTCCTTCCAGACGCTCTCCAGCGGCATGAAGCGTCGCGTTCTGCTGGCCCGCGCCCTGGCTGCCGAGCCGCACCTGTTGCTGCTGGACGAACCCACCAATCACCTGGATATCGACTCCATTCTCTGGCTCGAAGAATTCCTCGCCCGATGGCAGGGCACGCTGCTGTTTGTCACCCACGACCGCTCCTTCCTGCAACGGCTGGCCAATCGGATCTGGGAAATCGATCGCGGACGTTTGTTCGATTGGTCCTGCGACTACGCCACCTTCCTACAGCGCAAAGAAGCCGCTCTGGCCGCCGAAGAAAAACAAAACGCCCTGTTCGACAAACGTCTGGCTGAAGAAGAAGCCTGGATCCGCAAAGGCATCAAGGCTCGGCGGACACGCAACGAAGGCCGCGTCAAAGCGTTGAAAGAAATGCGGGTCGAACGCGGCCAACGCCGCAAATCCGAAGGCACGGCCAAGCTGCAGATTCAAGAAGCGATGCGCAGCGGTGCGCTGGTGGCCGACGTCAAGAAGATCTCCTTTTCCTACGGGGATCGCTCGATCGTCGAAAATTTCTCCACCACCATCATGCGCGGCGACAAAGTGGGCATTATCGGCCCCAACGGCGCCGGCAAAACCACGCTGCTGAAACTGATCCTCGGAGAACTGGAACCCCAACAGGGCTCCGTCCGCACCGGCACCAATGTCCAGGTCGCCTACTTCGACCAACTTCGCGATCAGCTGGACGGAGACAAATCGGTTCAGGATAACGTGGCCGATGGCAGCGACCGCGTCCGCATCGGCGACACCAATAAACACATCATCGGCTACCTACAGGACTTTTTATTCACGCCCGAACGAGCTCGCACGCCGGTGCGGTTTCTTTCCGGCGGTGAACGCAATCGCGTGCTGCTGGCCAAACTGATGACCAAACCCGCAAACGTGATCGTGCTGGACGAACCGACCAACGATCTGGACAGCGAAACCCTGGACATGCTGGAAGAACAAGTTACCCAGTTCGCCGGCACCGTGCTGCTGGTCAGCCATGATCGAACGTTTTTGAACAATGTGGTGACCAGCACGATCGTGTACGAAGCCGACGGTGTGCACGAATACGTTGGTGGCTACGACGACTGGCGACGAGTCGTCGAACAGCGCGGCGACGTCGCCCAAGCCGCGCCCTCGCACAAGTCCATCGCCAAGCCCGCCAAGAAAAAATCCGGCAACGGCTCAGGCAACGACACCGCCAAAAAACCAAACGCAAACACGCAAACGCGTCGCTTGAGCTTTAAGGAAAAACACGAATTGGAAAAGCTGCCGGAAAAGATTGAGCGACTGGAAACGCAAATCGCCGAGCTGCACGACAGCATGGCCGACCCAGAGTATTACAAGCAACCCGGTGCCCTGCAGGCGGCCAATCAAAACCAACTCAGTGAGCTCGAACAGGAGCTCGCCACCGCGTACCAACGTTGGGAAGAACTCGAAGCGATCGGCGGTTGA
- a CDS encoding group I truncated hemoglobin produces the protein MADESEVLFERIGGAAVVADIVKDMYRRVLADEDLAGFFENTSMERLQKMQFEFLASAFDGPVKYCGTELAAIHHGRGITGQHFAKFCNHFADAMESHGVDAKDIDDAMGRLAMYKDKITGDVGVDG, from the coding sequence ATGGCCGACGAATCGGAAGTTCTCTTTGAACGCATTGGTGGCGCCGCCGTGGTGGCCGATATCGTAAAAGACATGTATCGCCGAGTCTTGGCAGACGAGGATCTGGCGGGATTTTTCGAGAACACGTCGATGGAGCGACTGCAAAAAATGCAGTTCGAATTCTTGGCCTCGGCGTTTGACGGTCCGGTCAAGTATTGTGGCACCGAACTGGCGGCCATCCATCATGGACGCGGCATCACCGGGCAACACTTTGCCAAATTCTGTAACCACTTTGCCGACGCCATGGAATCACACGGCGTCGACGCCAAAGACATTGACGACGCGATGGGGCGACTGGCGATGTACAAGGATAAAATCACCGGGGACGTGGGGGTCGATGGCTAG
- a CDS encoding NUDIX domain-containing protein, with product MSADQPAEDEPTAELPREHGPWKILASHEAYRDPWVRLRQDDVLRPDGLPGSYVVVNLKPGVCVLALDDNGRVHLTREFHYGVGRVTLEAVSGGVEPGDSPEATAHRELAEELGITAERLTMLGNMDPFTANVVSPTVLYLAEGLRFGTPQPEGTEQITRVEMSLDEAVQRVMDSEITHGPSCVVILKAAMGTSS from the coding sequence ATGTCGGCTGATCAACCCGCTGAAGACGAACCTACGGCGGAGCTGCCCCGTGAACATGGGCCGTGGAAAATATTGGCGTCGCATGAGGCCTATCGCGATCCTTGGGTGCGGCTTCGGCAGGACGATGTGCTGCGTCCCGATGGGCTGCCCGGCAGCTACGTGGTCGTCAACCTGAAACCCGGTGTGTGCGTATTGGCCTTGGATGACAACGGCCGCGTGCACCTGACCCGTGAATTTCATTACGGGGTCGGGCGAGTGACGTTGGAAGCGGTCAGCGGTGGCGTCGAACCGGGGGACAGCCCCGAAGCGACCGCGCATCGCGAGCTGGCCGAGGAACTGGGGATCACGGCCGAGCGGCTGACGATGCTGGGCAACATGGATCCCTTCACCGCCAATGTGGTCTCGCCAACGGTCCTGTACTTGGCCGAGGGCTTACGTTTTGGGACGCCCCAGCCGGAGGGCACCGAGCAGATTACGCGTGTCGAGATGTCGCTAGACGAAGCGGTGCAGCGGGTGATGGACAGCGAAATCACTCACGGTCCCAGTTGTGTGGTGATCCTAAAAGCCGCGATGGGCACCTCCTCGTAG
- a CDS encoding N-acetylglucosamine-6-phosphate deacetylase — translation MSDFVDIQVNGYAGVDFNDDALSADDLHRACQAMRSDGVTAFLPTVITDTLDAMQRRLRQLVKRTQEDDLASQMVAGFHVEGPFLNPQLGYIGAHPTESTQLASVDAAKRLLDAAEGRVRIVTLAPERDPGAATTRFLADQQILVSAGHCDASLDELRRGIDAGLSMFTHLGNGCPVNLPRHDNIIQRVLAVADQLRIGLIADGHHIPLFALQNYLRQIPVANVILTTDAIAAAGLGPGTYPLAGRMVRVAENDAPRFDDSGQLAGSAATMPAMVQNLQAMGIDEPTIAAYCGGNARRVLEG, via the coding sequence TTGAGCGACTTTGTAGACATCCAGGTCAACGGTTACGCCGGCGTCGACTTTAACGACGACGCCCTTTCCGCCGACGACCTACATCGTGCTTGTCAAGCGATGCGCAGCGACGGCGTGACGGCGTTCCTGCCGACGGTGATCACCGACACGCTGGACGCCATGCAGCGACGCTTGCGGCAATTGGTCAAGCGAACGCAAGAAGATGACTTAGCGTCGCAGATGGTGGCGGGATTTCACGTCGAGGGACCCTTTTTGAATCCCCAACTCGGGTACATCGGCGCCCATCCCACCGAAAGCACTCAACTGGCCAGCGTGGATGCGGCCAAACGCTTGCTGGACGCCGCCGAGGGGCGCGTGCGAATCGTTACGCTGGCTCCCGAACGCGACCCCGGCGCCGCGACCACGCGTTTTCTGGCCGACCAACAAATCCTGGTGTCGGCCGGACATTGCGATGCCTCGCTGGACGAGCTGCGGCGCGGTATCGATGCCGGTTTGTCGATGTTCACCCACCTGGGCAACGGCTGTCCGGTAAACCTGCCCCGGCACGACAATATCATTCAACGCGTGTTGGCCGTGGCCGATCAATTGCGGATTGGTTTGATCGCAGACGGACATCACATCCCCTTGTTCGCCCTGCAGAACTACCTGCGGCAGATCCCCGTCGCCAACGTCATCCTCACGACCGACGCCATCGCCGCGGCCGGACTGGGGCCGGGAACGTATCCGCTGGCCGGCCGGATGGTGCGAGTTGCCGAAAACGACGCTCCACGGTTCGACGACAGCGGCCAACTAGCAGGCTCCGCGGCCACGATGCCCGCCATGGTGCAAAACCTGCAAGCGATGGGCATCGACGAGCCAACGATCGCGGCCTATTGCGGCGGCAACGCCCGACGCGTGTTGGAAGGATGA
- a CDS encoding glucosamine-6-phosphate deaminase, with product MRIEIASDVDEMGRLAAERAAAILRDAISDNRRARMIVATGASQFTVLEHLTKQPDIDWQLVDGFHLDEYIGIDRSHPASFCRYLDERLVQKVPLGSFQFLDAGDSPQENVQRIGELVSGQPIDVALVGIGENGHLAFNDPPADFETTDPYLIVELDEPCRQQQVGEGWFGSLAEVPTHAISMSVQQIMKSRAIICSVPDARKAAAVQAAVEGPVTPDLPASILQKHANCTLLLDPPAAEKLSEATRGAAT from the coding sequence ATGCGAATCGAGATTGCGTCGGATGTCGACGAAATGGGTCGCTTGGCGGCAGAACGCGCGGCGGCCATTCTGCGAGATGCGATCAGCGACAACCGCCGGGCACGTATGATTGTCGCCACCGGCGCGTCGCAATTTACTGTGCTCGAACATTTAACGAAACAGCCCGATATCGATTGGCAGCTGGTCGATGGCTTTCACCTGGATGAATACATCGGCATCGATCGCTCGCACCCGGCCTCGTTCTGCCGCTATCTGGACGAGCGGTTGGTGCAGAAAGTGCCTCTGGGTTCCTTTCAATTCCTCGATGCCGGCGATTCGCCCCAAGAAAACGTTCAACGAATCGGTGAACTGGTCAGCGGCCAGCCGATCGACGTGGCGTTGGTCGGTATCGGCGAAAACGGACACCTGGCTTTTAACGACCCCCCCGCCGATTTCGAAACCACCGATCCCTACCTGATCGTCGAACTGGATGAACCGTGTCGACAGCAACAAGTCGGCGAGGGCTGGTTCGGATCGCTAGCCGAAGTACCGACGCACGCCATCAGCATGTCGGTGCAGCAGATCATGAAATCGCGAGCGATCATCTGCAGTGTGCCGGACGCTCGCAAGGCCGCAGCCGTGCAAGCCGCCGTAGAGGGCCCGGTAACGCCTGACCTACCCGCGTCGATCCTGCAAAAACACGCTAACTGCACGCTGCTGCTGGATCCCCCGGCCGCGGAAAAGCTGAGCGAAGCGACGCGGGGCGCGGCCACTTGA
- a CDS encoding NRAMP family divalent metal transporter, producing MQNATTSDSSRRTLGDWLRSIGPAVVVAAVVLGPGTITVASRVGCQHGYSLGWLVLTTSALMAIMTVAALFAGVSTKKTPGKRLRERFGSPLTIAIGLVLFLIVALFQSSNNRALLLAAEFFVPSLKTSQWGSIAFLLAFNVAVIAFFLLARDVYKVIETAMLMMVGLMIVCFGINALAGGVQPGGAATGLVPTPSSMNAALQALTGDVRALMATTFSVAGAFYQCYLVRERRWTTGELRFRAVDSCVGIATLGILTMLIMWTAAAALHGKVAPEQVTDIASLADSLRPTFGQTATLVFATGIMAGAVSSFVGNALIGGTVFSDCLGIGSKASQPFPRRLTVAALLVGAVIASLSVFAIESNVNFIVIAQGLTTLGLPVMALALLWLLIDSETSPLWLIAGTVVGVCVTFALALATVLKLTGVIV from the coding sequence ATGCAGAACGCAACAACCTCTGATTCATCTCGTCGCACCCTGGGCGACTGGCTTCGCTCGATCGGCCCCGCGGTGGTCGTCGCCGCCGTGGTGCTCGGCCCCGGAACCATTACCGTCGCGTCACGGGTGGGCTGCCAACACGGCTATTCGCTGGGCTGGCTGGTGCTGACCACTTCCGCCCTGATGGCGATCATGACGGTCGCGGCCCTGTTTGCCGGCGTGTCCACAAAAAAGACTCCGGGGAAACGGCTGCGAGAACGTTTTGGTTCCCCGCTCACCATCGCCATCGGGTTGGTGCTGTTTCTGATCGTGGCCCTGTTTCAATCCTCCAACAACCGCGCTCTACTGTTAGCAGCGGAGTTTTTTGTGCCCTCGCTAAAGACCTCGCAATGGGGATCAATCGCCTTTTTGTTAGCGTTTAACGTGGCCGTGATCGCGTTTTTCTTGCTCGCCCGCGACGTCTACAAAGTGATCGAAACGGCAATGTTGATGATGGTCGGATTGATGATCGTGTGCTTTGGCATCAACGCCTTGGCCGGCGGTGTGCAACCCGGCGGGGCTGCCACGGGCTTGGTGCCCACGCCTTCATCGATGAACGCGGCCCTGCAAGCACTGACCGGAGACGTGCGAGCCCTGATGGCGACGACGTTTTCGGTGGCCGGTGCCTTCTATCAATGTTATCTGGTGAGGGAACGCCGCTGGACGACCGGCGAATTGCGGTTCCGAGCCGTCGATAGCTGTGTCGGCATCGCCACGTTGGGCATCCTGACAATGTTGATTATGTGGACGGCGGCCGCGGCGCTGCACGGCAAAGTGGCCCCCGAGCAAGTAACCGATATTGCATCCTTGGCCGATAGCCTGCGACCGACGTTTGGGCAGACCGCCACGTTGGTGTTTGCTACCGGGATTATGGCCGGAGCGGTGTCGTCGTTTGTCGGCAATGCCTTGATCGGTGGGACCGTGTTTTCGGACTGCCTGGGGATCGGCAGTAAAGCGTCCCAGCCCTTCCCGCGGCGATTGACCGTCGCGGCGCTGCTGGTGGGAGCCGTGATCGCTTCGCTATCGGTGTTTGCAATCGAGAGCAACGTGAACTTTATCGTCATCGCGCAAGGCCTGACCACCTTGGGGCTGCCGGTGATGGCGTTGGCTCTGTTGTGGTTGTTGATCGATTCCGAGACGTCGCCGCTGTGGCTGATCGCGGGCACCGTGGTAGGCGTTTGTGTGACCTTCGCCCTAGCCCTGGCCACCGTGCTGAAACTGACCGGCGTGATTGTTTAG
- a CDS encoding ComEC/Rec2 family competence protein — MRYHTHMGGTATQTNDLKGRADNAERHLLRRYPTITLAMSAAAGIHAGLWAWQSAILAGFAAVLLFWAGRRSRMRRLGWLAALCCVAAAFALHGGQQRRQIHQASLTAYLTDHWRPAALRLIVDGRVERRPSALAELRGRGPQWQSLFAGRVSAIRVGAHWRPVEGGVRVMVDGDATDYLPGDELQVLGDIQSITPPRNPGEPDMRSIYAARGQQGRVRVDSLQQLQRQHRRFQLQRPFAAFGASGERILSRHLSERCSPLAAALVLGRREAVERSTRDRLLETGTAHLLSVSGLHLGMVALAASWLLAISSISQNKQYFTILVVCIAYAAVTGGRPPVMRAALLIGAVLLGMWSGRMVHPLNALAVAALGLLLWNPANLSQVGVHLSFLAVGTLIFASRSVTAMAASGQSNDPLERLLDARLGALRRFSTTSGRRLWLAFRFSFWVWAVSAPLVWYHFHVVSPISILANVLLGLPLMVALIAGLVAVLGGVCWDALAVIPAIVCELSLHFIIGIIDALASVPLGHFWLPSPPSWWVLIFYLLIAAGLLLPATWPRSQLLLLWLVGWTCVALPLATLYRSSHLHELPDDSLEATFIDVGHGTSVLVRHSTGTTWLYDCGRLGDPAQSSRPIESVLWDRGIIRLDAIVLSHADADHYNAVPGLLQRFFVGRIITPPGMLATDERGLEAVRQAIAEAGVEVIEQHAGEQLQLDHTAQTIRILHPTRQRLAGNDNVNSLVLQIDHGGRSLILPGDLETPGTEAVMQYPRPPGSGILMAPHHGSLQQDMRPLLDWSRPRTVVVSGGTRAGRPEVLQRLAQNGADVYVTSLQGAITTRIESDGTVTVQPWWPGEQVFVNQPFGR; from the coding sequence ATGCGATACCATACGCATATGGGGGGCACAGCAACACAAACCAACGACTTGAAGGGGCGCGCCGATAACGCCGAGCGGCATTTGCTGCGGCGTTATCCGACCATCACCCTGGCGATGTCCGCCGCGGCGGGCATCCACGCCGGGTTGTGGGCATGGCAGAGTGCCATTCTAGCCGGATTTGCGGCGGTGCTGTTGTTTTGGGCTGGTCGCCGCAGCCGAATGCGTCGGCTCGGCTGGTTGGCCGCGTTGTGCTGTGTGGCGGCGGCCTTCGCCCTGCACGGTGGCCAGCAACGCCGGCAGATCCACCAAGCCTCGCTGACCGCCTACCTAACGGATCACTGGCGACCGGCGGCGCTGCGGTTGATTGTGGACGGCCGCGTCGAGCGTCGTCCCAGCGCGTTGGCGGAACTTCGCGGCCGCGGACCGCAGTGGCAAAGCCTGTTTGCGGGACGGGTTTCTGCGATCCGCGTGGGCGCTCACTGGCGGCCTGTCGAAGGCGGTGTGCGGGTGATGGTCGATGGCGACGCGACGGACTACCTACCGGGCGACGAACTGCAAGTGCTGGGGGACATCCAATCGATCACCCCGCCGCGGAATCCGGGCGAACCCGACATGCGTTCGATCTATGCGGCTCGCGGTCAACAGGGCCGCGTCCGAGTCGATTCGCTGCAACAACTGCAGCGGCAACACCGTCGGTTTCAGCTGCAGCGTCCCTTTGCCGCTTTTGGGGCCAGCGGCGAACGCATTCTGTCGCGACACCTGAGCGAACGCTGCAGCCCCTTGGCTGCGGCGTTGGTGCTGGGGCGTCGCGAAGCCGTCGAGCGTTCGACCCGCGATCGGTTGCTGGAAACCGGCACCGCGCACCTGTTGTCGGTCAGCGGTTTGCATCTGGGAATGGTCGCCTTGGCGGCTTCGTGGCTGTTGGCGATCAGCAGCATCTCTCAAAACAAACAATACTTCACGATCCTGGTTGTCTGCATCGCTTACGCCGCCGTCACCGGCGGACGTCCCCCGGTGATGCGGGCGGCGCTGCTGATCGGGGCCGTCCTATTGGGCATGTGGTCGGGACGGATGGTGCATCCCTTGAACGCGTTGGCGGTCGCCGCTTTGGGATTGCTGTTGTGGAACCCGGCGAACCTCAGCCAGGTCGGCGTGCACTTATCATTCCTGGCCGTGGGGACGCTCATCTTTGCCAGTCGCAGCGTGACCGCGATGGCGGCGAGTGGCCAATCGAACGATCCTTTGGAGCGATTACTGGACGCTCGATTGGGAGCGTTGCGTCGGTTTTCGACCACCTCCGGGCGACGCCTGTGGCTGGCCTTTCGATTTAGTTTCTGGGTCTGGGCGGTCAGTGCTCCATTGGTGTGGTACCACTTTCATGTCGTGTCCCCGATTTCTATTCTGGCCAATGTGCTGCTGGGGTTACCATTGATGGTGGCTCTGATCGCCGGCTTGGTAGCCGTCCTGGGGGGCGTCTGCTGGGACGCATTGGCGGTCATCCCGGCCATCGTTTGCGAACTCAGTTTGCACTTCATCATCGGCATCATCGACGCCTTGGCTTCCGTACCGCTGGGACATTTTTGGTTGCCCTCTCCACCGTCCTGGTGGGTACTGATTTTTTACCTGCTGATCGCCGCGGGGCTGTTGCTGCCGGCAACGTGGCCACGGTCGCAACTACTGCTGCTGTGGCTGGTCGGTTGGACGTGTGTCGCCCTGCCGCTGGCCACGCTGTACCGCAGTTCGCACCTGCATGAATTACCGGACGATAGCCTGGAAGCCACCTTCATCGACGTCGGACACGGCACCAGCGTGTTGGTCCGGCACTCCACCGGCACGACCTGGTTGTACGACTGCGGGCGATTGGGAGACCCTGCGCAAAGCAGTCGTCCGATCGAGTCGGTCTTGTGGGACCGGGGCATCATCCGGCTGGACGCGATCGTGTTGTCGCACGCCGACGCCGACCACTACAACGCCGTCCCGGGCTTGCTGCAACGCTTCTTTGTCGGCCGCATCATCACACCGCCAGGCATGCTGGCGACCGACGAACGCGGCCTGGAAGCGGTGCGTCAAGCGATCGCCGAGGCGGGCGTGGAAGTCATCGAACAGCACGCCGGCGAACAGCTTCAGTTGGACCACACCGCGCAGACGATTCGAATCTTGCACCCCACGCGGCAACGGCTGGCGGGCAACGACAACGTCAATAGCTTGGTGCTGCAGATCGACCACGGCGGCCGTTCGCTAATATTGCCGGGCGACTTGGAAACGCCCGGCACCGAAGCGGTGATGCAATATCCGCGGCCGCCGGGCAGCGGCATCCTGATGGCGCCGCATCACGGTTCGCTGCAACAGGACATGCGGCCGTTGTTGGATTGGTCGCGGCCGCGCACGGTGGTGGTCAGCGGCGGCACCCGAGCCGGTCGGCCGGAAGTCCTGCAACGCTTGGCACAAAACGGTGCGGACGTGTACGTGACAAGTTTGCAAGGAGCGATCACCACACGGATCGAAAGCGACGGTACGGTGACGGTGCAGCCCTGGTGGCCGGGCGAGCAGGTGTTTGTAAATCAGCCGTTTGGACGCTAG